The Arcobacter sp. LA11 genome segment GCACCACTTAAACCACCAAAATCCTGACAATTTGGAACTAAAGAGTAATCAATAGTTGTATTTGTTGCAATTATCCCTGCTGCTCCTGCATTTACAGCAGTGTTACAAAGATTAATTGCTACATCAACTTCCATATCAGGTGCAATCTTAAGAAAAATTGGCTTTTGTGTTAAACTTTTTGCCATTGTAAAAAGTTCTGTAATAAACTTTTCATTTTGTAAATCTCTTAAATTTGGTGTATTAGGACTTGAAATATTAATTACTAAATAATCACTTGTCCCTTCAAACTTTCTAATTAAAGTTTTATAATCTTGCAATGCAAACTCTTCAGGCGTTGTTTTATTCTTTCCAATATTTGCACCAACTGGAATTGAAAAAGGGTAAACTTTTTTTAGGTTTGTTAAAACTTTTGCTGAACCTTCATTGTTAAATCCCATTGCATTTTGCACTGAATTATGTTCAGGGTACCTAAACATTCTTGGTTTTGGATTTCCATCTTGAGCTCTTGGAGTCATCGTTCCAATCTCAGTAAAACCAAATCCAAGTGCTGGCATAGATTTAATCATAGTTGCATTTTTATCAAAACCTGCTGCTAGACCAACTGGATTTACAAATTTAATTCCATGAAGTTCTTGCGAAAGTTTTGGATTCATTATAAAGTTTTTATTTACCATGTAATTATTAATCAACTTACAATTTGGTAAAATTCTTAATCCTAACTCCGCAAGGTTATGTGCGGTTTCAGGTTGAAATAAAAACAGTAGTTTCTTAAGTGTTTTATAGTTAAACAAACTCTTCCCTTATTTAAAAATTTTAATATTTTATCTAAACATCGTTGAATAAACGTTGATATTAAATATTAGCTAGGTTATATAGCCGTTTGTACTCGTTACAGTTCTCTAACAATTTTTCTTCACTATCAATACAAACTATTTCACCTTTTTTAAATACGGCAATTTTATCAGCATTTTTGATTGTGCTTAATCTATGTGCAATAACAAAGGTAATTCTATTTTTGCTTACTTCATCAATCACTTCTGAGATGATTGATTCACTCTCATTATCAAGTGCTGATGTTGCTTCATCAAGGATTAATATTTGAGGGTTCTTGTATAAAGCTCTTGCAATTGCAATTCTTTGTCTTTGTCCACCACTAAGATTAGTACCAAATTCATCAAGCTTAGTATAGATACCATTTTCCATTGTAGATACAAAATCATATGCATGAGCTTGTTTTAAAGCTGCAATTACTTTTTCTTCATCTATTTTATATCCATAGGCCACATTTGAAGCAACTGAATCATTAAAAATATAAACTCGTTGTGTTACAACTGATATATTTTTTCTTAATGAATCTATATTTATATTTCTAAGACAAGTGTCATTAAATAAAATTTGACCACTACTAGTGTCATAAAATCTTATTAGCAGGTTTATTAAAGATGATTTCCCACCACCACTATCACCTACAAGTGCAAATTTTTCACCTTTTAAAGCAGATAAGTTTATGTTTTTTAAGGCAGTGAAATCATCATATTTTAAGTCAACGTTTTTAAATTCTATTTTTTCAATATCTACTGGAATATCTTCATTACCTGTAAGAATTGTAGGTTTAATATTATAAATAGATAAAATTCTTTCATGTGCAGCAATTGCATTTTGAAGTGAGTTGTAAATAGAAGCCATTCTTTTTATTGGAGTATAAAGCATAAAAAGTGCAGCTATAAATGAAAGAAAAGTTCCTGCGGTCATTGTTCCTTCAATAACTTGTGAACCACCAAATATAATTACTAATGCAGCAGCAATTGCCCCAATAGTTTCCATGATAGGTGAAGTCAGTTCATTTGTTTTTACAGACTTGATATTGATATTAAAAAAGTTTTTATTATGTTTTTCAAATTTTTCTAGTTCACTAGTTTCAGTTGAGTTTGCTTTGATTATTTCAACATTGTTAAAAACTTCACTTAAATGAGAAGTGATATCTGAAGCAGATTCTTGTGAACGAAAAGATAGTTTTTTCATCTTTTTACCCAATATACTGATTGGATAAAGAGCTAAAGGCATTACAACTAAGCCATAAAAAGCAAGTTCTGGGTTTAGGAATATAACATAACATACTAAAGCAATGATTGTAAGAAATTCTCTAATTAATCCAGCAATTTGAGTTGATACAGCTGATTGAATTCTATTAATATCATTAGTAATTCTTGATATTAACTCTCCTCCATGTTTTTTTTGAAAGAATGAAATATCTAAAGTTAAAATGTGTGCTAATAATTTATCTCTTATTATTCGAATAATATCTTGACCCACATATGAAATATAGTAAACTTGAATGTATTTACCAACTCCTTGAGCTGTTTGTACAATAATTAAAAGAAGTGGAACTAAATATAACATTTGTTGGTCTTTTGCAATAAATACTTCATCTAATAAGGGTTTTATTACATAAGCTAGACCTGCGCTTCCCCCGGCAACTAGAAGTATACCTATAAAAGCAAAAAAGATTTTTAGTTTATAGTCTTTATAATATGGTATATAGTATTTAAAAAATTCTTTCATTAATATCCTACTTTATTGTTTAAAAGGTAGATATTATATCTAAAATAGTTATTGTAAAAGCTTATTTGAAAATCAAGGTTTTAAATTTATTAAATCCAAACTCTTTTAATGTAAGAAAAAGAAGAACAAATCCACTAATTGTACTTGCAAATGCAAGTCCAGCTGCTTCATATGGAATAATAAGAATAAGAGAAAAAACTATATTCCATGCTAATGACTTCATAGATATTTTTGCTGCGATAAATTGTTTTTCATTTGCATAAAGCCAAAGTGAAAATATTTTTGCTAATCCAAATGGTACTAAACCTATTAGATACATAGTAAGAATTAAAGAGGTATTTGTTGTATCTTCTGAAGTAAAAGCCCCTCTTTCAAATAAAAGCCAAACAATTAAGTCATTAAATATTATACCTATAATAGTTGCAGTTCCTAAAAGTCCAAAAAGAATGAGTGAAGATTTTTTCATTAATTGTAAAGCTTTATTTTCATCTTTATTTTTAATTGCCTTTGCTACCATAGGGAATAGGGCAACAGAAGTTGCAATTGCAAAAAGAGCAAGTGGAAGTTGAAAAACTCTATTTGCATAGTAAAGATAAGAGATAGATCCACTTACTAAAAAAGAAGCTAACCATGTATCTAAAAAGGCTGATAGATGTGCCGTTGAACTTCCTAATGTTGCTCCCATAAAACTTTTATAAAATCTATTTTCTTCTTTTTTCTCATGCTTTTTAAAAGTAAATACTTTACATAGGTTATGTTTTTTTACGGCAATTAAATGTACAAGTACTTGTAATAAACCACCTACTAAAACTCCATATGATAGATAATATGTAATTTCATATTTTTCTAAATCTTTCGAAATAAGAAGTGCTCCAATAAGTGCTATATTTAACAGTGCAGTAGAAAAAGCAGTTGTTGCAAAATGATTTTTATATTGAAGTAGGGCTGCCATAAATGTAACTATAAATATCAAAGGTAAATAGTAAAAGTTTATAGCTACTAAGGGTGCTGCTAAATCA includes the following:
- the murJ gene encoding murein biosynthesis integral membrane protein MurJ; its protein translation is MLIKSIFTNSSGILFSRILGFIRDLLTASILGANIYSDIFFVAFKLPNLFRRIFAEGAFTQAFIPSYAKSKHKIRFSSIIFLQLIGFLLVLSLFVTLFSSLITKAIAVGFDAKTIDLAAPLVAINFYYLPLIFIVTFMAALLQYKNHFATTAFSTALLNIALIGALLISKDLEKYEITYYLSYGVLVGGLLQVLVHLIAVKKHNLCKVFTFKKHEKKEENRFYKSFMGATLGSSTAHLSAFLDTWLASFLVSGSISYLYYANRVFQLPLALFAIATSVALFPMVAKAIKNKDENKALQLMKKSSLILFGLLGTATIIGIIFNDLIVWLLFERGAFTSEDTTNTSLILTMYLIGLVPFGLAKIFSLWLYANEKQFIAAKISMKSLAWNIVFSLILIIPYEAAGLAFASTISGFVLLFLTLKEFGFNKFKTLIFK
- a CDS encoding ABC transporter ATP-binding protein, translated to MKEFFKYYIPYYKDYKLKIFFAFIGILLVAGGSAGLAYVIKPLLDEVFIAKDQQMLYLVPLLLIIVQTAQGVGKYIQVYYISYVGQDIIRIIRDKLLAHILTLDISFFQKKHGGELISRITNDINRIQSAVSTQIAGLIREFLTIIALVCYVIFLNPELAFYGLVVMPLALYPISILGKKMKKLSFRSQESASDITSHLSEVFNNVEIIKANSTETSELEKFEKHNKNFFNINIKSVKTNELTSPIMETIGAIAAALVIIFGGSQVIEGTMTAGTFLSFIAALFMLYTPIKRMASIYNSLQNAIAAHERILSIYNIKPTILTGNEDIPVDIEKIEFKNVDLKYDDFTALKNINLSALKGEKFALVGDSGGGKSSLINLLIRFYDTSSGQILFNDTCLRNINIDSLRKNISVVTQRVYIFNDSVASNVAYGYKIDEEKVIAALKQAHAYDFVSTMENGIYTKLDEFGTNLSGGQRQRIAIARALYKNPQILILDEATSALDNESESIISEVIDEVSKNRITFVIAHRLSTIKNADKIAVFKKGEIVCIDSEEKLLENCNEYKRLYNLANI
- a CDS encoding quinone-dependent dihydroorotate dehydrogenase, with protein sequence MFNYKTLKKLLFLFQPETAHNLAELGLRILPNCKLINNYMVNKNFIMNPKLSQELHGIKFVNPVGLAAGFDKNATMIKSMPALGFGFTEIGTMTPRAQDGNPKPRMFRYPEHNSVQNAMGFNNEGSAKVLTNLKKVYPFSIPVGANIGKNKTTPEEFALQDYKTLIRKFEGTSDYLVINISSPNTPNLRDLQNEKFITELFTMAKSLTQKPIFLKIAPDMEVDVAINLCNTAVNAGAAGIIATNTTIDYSLVPNCQDFGGLSGACLTQKSHNLFVELAKELYGKTTLISVGGISTGEEAYKRLKAGASLVQSYSGMIFEGPSMIRKINEEILELMNKDGFNNISEVIGSDLKTK